AATGCCATGATTTATGGGCCTTCCGGGGCTGCCTCCGGCTAACCATCCCGCCGGCCCGGAGGGATCGCGCCACCTCTCTCAACGCAATCGCGCATCGGCCACGGCTCATCCAGCGGCGCAAAACCACGGGCCGTTTGCGTGACAGCAGGCGCCGACCATCCGGCCGGGACGATGCGAAGGGATTTCACAACCGGGAAGAAAGAGCGGATCTTCGGGGCCGTCGAGCCGGCAAAGTCCGCCGACCGTAAAAAAACTTAACGGCGGGCGTCGATGGAAGAACGGGCCGCATGAGAGCAAATTAGTTTATTCAATGATTTCAATCGAATGCAAAGTGGACCGACATGGTGAAACGGCACGTCCTTTGCCTCTGCCAATAAAGGGCGGGTAGCGTTCTAAAGTCGAGACCTTAAGCAAAAAGGTTAACGAAGGTCAAAAAATCCCCTTCTCCCCCCTCCCCTTAATCCCCTCCCACAAGGGGAGGGGAAGGGGATGAGAGAAAAGCTTCCTTTCACGAACAGACCCTGAACGGAGCAGCACCTTCGACAGGCGCTCCCACATAGAGGCGGGAATCGATGGGCATACTGAGGCTATTCAACGGCGGGTTCTCCTTGTTCCGTCCGGGGTCGCTCTTTCAATCTTTGAGAATTCGAACCAAGCTTCTGGCGGCGCTGGTCCCGTCAACGATCGTCATCCTGGTGGGGACTGGTTTCGTGACCAACTGGTTCGCCAACCAGTTCCTGACGGAAGCCGTCCAGCGCACGGTGCGCCTCCAGACCTTGGCCTTGGCCCACGAGTGTGAAAGCTTCCTGGCGCGGTGCCGTGAGGACCTGCTGCGGCTGTCGGAAGGGCCGGCCGACTTCGAAACACTGGAGCGTTTTTGGGCCTCGACCCGGGCGATCAGGGGCTGGACCTATGCGGAACTGGCCTACCTTTCCGAGCGCCCCGGCGAGAAGTCCTGGTTCGCCTTCGACACCGGCGAGGATCTCCATGTGCCGGCCGTCCATGAGATCGCTCAAGTGAGGCCGAACCCTTACGAGATCCTGGAGGAGGCCGGGGAGCTCGCCGTGGGGGAGATCCACCTTTCCGAGGTCTTTGAGAGCCACTATCCGCTCGACGCCGAGGAATGGAACGGCCTGACCCGCAGCCGCGCGGTGCTGCGCCTAGCGACGCCCGTTGCTGGAAACGACGGCAAACGGGCCGGCTTCTTGATCCTCGGCGTGGACGCGCGAAGATTCCGAGATATTCTTTCTCTTTACAATTCTTCCAAATCCCCGATTTTCGCCTACGTAAGGAGTCCCGAAGTACGCTACTGTTATTTCGTCGACACCGAGGGATGGATCCTGTTTCAGTCGGAGGAACCGGAAGGGCCGCCGCGGCCGCTGGCCACGGACACCGCCCGGAGCGGATTCTCGGGAACCTTTGGAAAACCGGGGCTTCCCGGAGCCTTCCGGCCGGCACCCTGCCACTGCGCTTATTGGAAAATGATCGAGGATATTTCGCGCGGCCGCCATGGGATCCTTACGTTAAATGTAAATGATGCTTCTGAGTCGGCCGTGGACGAGGTCTACGTGGGATACGCCCCGGTGCACCTGCCGTCCGCAAAGGGAAAGGGGCGGGTGATCGGCGGCGTGGCCTTCGTGGACCGGAGCCGACTGGGTCTCTTTGCCGGCTACCGGCAGATCGACGTCATCTTCGTGATCCTGCTTTCGTCCACCGTCCTCGTAACGTTGCTGATCTGGCTGTTGAGCCGCCTGATCACGCGCCCGATCTTCGAACTCGCGGCCGCCGTCAATCATATTCAGGAAACCGGGGAGCTGAAGCCTTTAGATCTTCCCACCCACGACTACGAAACCAGTTTCCTCAAGTTCTCCATAAACAACATGATTTCCACCATACGGGATCAGATCGAAGAAATCCGCGACCGCGACCGCCGACTCCAACAAGCGGCCCAACGGGAACGGGCCGTCTTCGACGAGGATCCCCCGGCATTGGGAACGGCGGACCCCGGCGTCCTGATCCGGGAAATCGTGGGCGCCAGCCCGGCTGTTGCCTCTTTGCGCGAAGAGATCGGAAAAGCCGCCGCGGTGGATGCAGACGTTCTGATCATTGGAGAAACGGGAACCGGAAAGCAGTTGGCCGCCGAAGCCATTCACAAGCTGAGCCGCAGGCGGCACAAGCCCTTCATCTCCATAAACTGCGGCGCTCTGGACGAGAATCTCCTCCTCGACGCCCTCTTCGGTCACGTGAGAGGCGCCTTCTCCGACGCCAGAACAGACCGTAAAGGGGCTTTTCTCACAGCCCACGGCGGAACCCTCTTCCTGGACGAGGTTGGTACCGCTTCTCCCAAGGTGCAACAGGCTTTGCTTCGGGCTGTGGCCATGCGCAAGATTCATCCGCTGGGCAGCGACGTCGAATACGACGTGGATGTACGCCTCATCGCCGCCACCAACCAGGACCTGAAGGACCTGGTGGAGAAGGGCGTTTTTCGTGAAGACCTCTATTATCGGCTGAACGTCATCACCGTCCACACTCCGCCGCTTCGCGAGCACAGAGAGGACATCCCGCTCCTCGCCCACCACTTCCTCAAGGAAGCCGAAGCTCGGATGAATCGGCAGGAGATCGGGCTCAGCCGCGGAGCACTGGAACGATTGAAGGCATACGACTGGCCAGGAAACGTCCGCGAGCTTCAAAACTGCATCACCCGGGCCGTGGCCATGGTGGAAGGATCTCTCATTCACGTGCAGGATCTGCAACTCGGAGACTTCGCCCCTGAACCGGAGCCGCCGACTCCCGCCTCGCCCTCGCCCGCCCCCAGGGATGCGCCTACATGCGCCCAAGCGGACGAAACAGCAGGCGTCTCCTTGAATGTACGACAGGCCCGGGTCATCCCGTTGCTCTTGCAAAAAGGGGAAATCAGCCGGGCCGAATACCAGCGGGAAGTGGGCGACGGACTGCCTGCACGGACCGCCCTGTACGACCTCCAGGATCTGGTGACCAAGGGCGTCCTGGTTAAAACCGGTCGCGGGCCGGCCACACGCTACCGACTTAAGGACCGATCTCTCATCATGAACGGGGCGGCGAAGAAATCGCCCCAACCTTGTTCTGCCGATTAAGACCCATGATACGCCCTCGGCCGTCTCGGCGGCATCGGTCATGAACCGCCTGACGCCGGCAAACCGTTCACCCAGCAGGATGCACCCGTCATGTGGCAGAGGCTTTCCAGGATTTTCATAAAGCGTGAATCCAAACCCCAGCGCACCCCGGAAGAAATCGCGGATCTTTTCCGCTACAAGTATTCGAACTTCAAAGACCTCTTGCATTCCAACTCGGAACTAGCCAAGATCCTTTCCGATCTTTCTGTGAAGCTCCAGGGATACGAACCCTTCGGGATGGCCTACGTGCGCTCCCAGGCGACCCTCGCCGTTTCTCACAGCGCGCGCATGATCCGAGCCCTCAACGCCCTCTCGGAAAACCGCTACGGGCTCCTTTCCGCAGTCCTCGAAAAGATTCACACCCGCATCAAGCAGGAATTGGAAGCCGTTGAGACACCTTCCATCGACGAACTGGTTCTGCCCTACTGCCGGGTCACCCGCGAAATGGTGGATTGGGTCGGCGGTAAGAACGCCAACCTCGGGGAAGTTCGAAACAGAGCGGGGCTCGCCGTTCCTGAGGGCTTCGCCGTCACCACACGCGCCTTTCAACTCTTCTTGGCGGAAAACGACCTAGTCGACCGCATCAACAAGCTGAAAACCGAGGTCGACCCACGGGACCCCCAGGCGGTCCATGCGTTGAGCGAATCGATCCAACACATGGTGCTCACGGCCGGAGTCCCCGACCCGCTCCGGAAAGCCCTTGAGGAAGCCTTCGACACTGTACAAGACGCTCGGGCCCGAAAAACGCCGGGGGCTCGGACCCCTCTTCGCGTCGCCATGCGAAGCAGCGCCATCGGGGAAGACACCGAGCTGTCTTACGCCGGCCAATACGTTTCCATGCTCAACACTCCCCGGGAACGCCTGGCCGAAACCTACCGCATCATAGCGGCCGGGCTCTACACGCCGCGCGCCATCACCTATCGCTTCAACAAGGGCATCCGAGACGAAGACGTGGCCATGGCGGTCGCTTGCCTGGAAATGATCGATTCTGTGGCAAGTGGGGTGGTGTATTCGCGGAATCCCGTCGATCCTTCGGACGACCGGCTGGTGGTGAGCGCCGTGTGGGGTCTGGGGCCATATGCCGTCGACGGCACGGTGACACCCGACACGTACCGCGTGGCCCGTGGCGATAGACTCACCATCGTGGAAAGAAAGGTTTCGGTGCAGACGGTCCAGTTGGTCGCCGATCCGGACGGCGGACTGAAAGAAATCGAAGTACCGGAATCCCTCCGTGCGAAGGCCCGCCTCGACGACGAACAGATCCTGCAACTGGCCGGCTTCGCCCTCAAGCTGGAGCGGCATTTCGGCAGCCCGCAGGACATCGAATGGGCGCTCGCCCCCGACGGACGCCTCCTCATCCTCCAGTCCCGCCCACTGCACCCTCCCGATGTCTCGTTTGCCGAAGGACGGCCCCGTTCCGCTCGAATAGAAGGCTACCACGTGATCCTGGAAGGGGGAAATACCGCCTGCCCCGGAGTCGGATACGGGCCCGCTTTTCATGTGCAAACCGAAGAAGACCTGCTCCATTTCCCGGAAGGCGCCGTCCTAGTCGCCCGCCATTCTTCGCCCGCTTACGCCGTCGTTATCCCTCGAGCCGCCGCCATCGTGACCGATGCGGGAAGCGTTACCGGGCACATGGCGTCCATCGCCCGTGAGTTCTCCGTTCCCACCCTGCTCGGAACCCTCGATGCCACCGAACGGATCCCACCAGGTGTCGACGTGACCGTGGACGCCTCTTCGGGCCGCGTGTACCGCGGCCAAGTCAAGGAACTGCTCGGCCCCGGCCCGAAACTCAAACCCTTCATGAAAGGAACGCCCGTCCACGATACCCTGAAGCGGGTAACGCGCCACATCCTGCCCATCAATCTCGTGGACCCCAAGGCCCCCGATTTCCGCCCGGAATCCTGCGAAACACTTCACGATATCATGCGGTTCGTGCACGAGCGGTCCTACGAAGAAATGTTCCGCTTGAGCGACGCCGTCTCCAACGGCGAAGGATGGGCCGTAAAAGTGGAAGCCGACATCCCCATCGACCTGTTTCTCATCGACCTGGGAGGCGGACTCATGGACGTCAAACCGGGAGACACAAAGGTCTCCCTCGACCGGATCGCCTGTGAACCGTTAAGGGCCCTTCTGGCCGGCATGACCCGTCCGGAACTCCGCCACCGGGAACCTCGACCCATTCACTTGGGCGGGTTTCTTTCCGTCATGACCGAACAGATGCTCTCACCGCCCCGCCTGGACGTGGAACGGTTCGGCGATCGCAGCTACGCCATCGTTTCCGAAAAGTATCTGAACTTCAGTTCGCGGGTCGGCTACCACTACAGCATCCTGGACACCTACTGCGGCGAAACCGTCAACAAGAACTACATCACCTTCTCCTTCATGGGCGGCGCCGCCGATGAAACCCGCCGGAACCGGCGGGCCAGGGCCATCGCCCGCATCCTGGAAGCCCTGGGTTTTGTGGTCACTGTAGCGGGGGACCGAGTAACCGGCCGCTATGTGAAATACGAACGGAAAGAGACCCTTGAGAGGCTGGATCGGATCGGCCGGATGCTGCAGTATACCCGGCAGATGGACATGCTCATGGACAGCGAGCAGAGCGTGGAAGTCCTGGCCGCAAATTTCATCGAAGAGCGCTACCGGTTGTAGTGATCGGCTTACTGCGGCCGTTTCGCGACACGCTCCCGGGCGAGTTTCTTTTCATAAGCCGCATCGATCCGGGCAGTGAGTTCGTCCATGGGGCAGGGTTTCAGAAGATATTCGTAGCCGCCCAGCTTCATGATTTCGACGGCTGCGTCCACCGAAGCATGGCCGGTCAGGATGATCACCTCGGAAAGGGGACTTTCCTTCTTGATGCGCGCCAAGGCCTCGATCCCGCTCATGCCCGGCATCTTCACGTCGAGCAGAATCACGTCGAAGGCCCGATCGCGTATCTTTTCCAGCGCTTCCGGGCCGCTTCCCGCCGAATCGACAGGGTACCCCCTGGATCCAAGAAGCTTTCCCAGGGTCAACCGGAAACGGTCTTCGTCGTCCACGATCAGGACCTGCGGCTTGGAACCCGCTTCACCACCCATGGCTCACTCCTCCTCGCGAACCGGCAAAATAACGTAAAAGGATGTCCCCTCCCCCGGTCGACTTTCCACTTCGATCCTTCCCCCCAACCGCTGGACGATGCCATGACAGATGGAAAGCCCTAAGCCCGTCCCTTTGCCGGGGGGCTTGGTGGTGAAGAACGGATCGAAAATCCGGGACTGGAGTTCCTCCGGGATGCCGCAGCCGGTGTCGGAAACCACCAGCTCCACGTGGTCGCCCATGAGGCGCGTTTCCAGCGAGATCGAACCGTCCTCGCCGATGGAGTGCATGGCATTGTTCAAAAGGTTCAAGACCACCTGCCTGACCAGGGGTGGGTCGGTCCGTATCGGCGGGAGATCTTCCCGGTAACGGCGGATCAAGGTGATCTTGCGGAGCCGGGCTTCCTTTTCCACCAGACAGGCCATTTCTTCGATCAGGCGGTTGATGTCCACCGGCTGTATCACCGGATCCATCTTGCGGGCGAAACCAAGCAGCTTGTGGGTCACTTCCTTGCATCGCTCCACCTGTCGGGCGATCTCGTTAAGCGAATCTTTGAGTTCTTCGAACCCGCTCGACTTCAGCGACTCCTCCGAGGCCATGAGGTGCCGGATCCATTCCAGCTCCTGGGTCATGATGGCCAGCGGATTGTTGATTTCGTGTGCAATTCCCGCCGATAATTCGCCGATGGCGGCCAGCTTCTGGGCCTGCAGGAGCTGCTGGTCCAGCGATTTCCTCTGCTTTTCCGCGGATTCGATTCGACGCAGAAGCGTTCCAACGGAATAAGCGGAAAGGCCCCCGAGGGCGGCGGCGGCTATCGCCCACAGCCTTCTTCCGGAAACGACGCCCCAGGCCGCGGCGAGAAACAGCAGAATGGAAACCGCGTAGTTACTGGCTCTGTTTTTCGCGAAGCCGCTTTCGTTCATAGGCCTGTTCCACCTTGGCGATGAGGTCTCCCAGCTTGGCGGGTTTCATCACATAGTCGTAAGCTCCAAGTTCCATGCCCTGGATGCCCGATTCCACGGAACCATGGCCCGTGAGAAGGATCACTTCCACGAAAGGCCATCTTCGCTTGATGCGTCGAAGGGTTTCCAGGCCGTCCATGCCCGGCATCTTCACATCCAGGATAACCACGTCGACGGGAAAGGTTTCCAGCTGCTTCAAGGCTTCCTCACCGCTTGCCACCCCGGTGACCGTGATCCGGCGCCTCTCCAGCCGCTTCACGATCGTCTCCAGGAAGTCCAATTCATCGTCGACCACCAACACCTTGTACGGCATCATGGCATGCCTCCGCCGCGTTCCCAGTCGCCCCCGGTTGGATCGCCTCCAAGCCTCTTTTCACGTCCTGCCGTTCAATCCGCACCCTGGCGGGCAGGAAAAGAAAGAGTGAAGACGGCTCCTTTCGGCCGATTGCTTTTCACCACAATCTCTCCCCCGAGCTTTTTTACGATGCTGTAACTGATGGACAGTCCGAGTCCGGTCCCGCTTCCCGTTCTCTTTGTGGTAAAGAAGGGGTCGAAGATCTTGCTCAGGTGCTCCGGCGGGATGCCGGGCCCGTTGTCTGCGATTTCAACCGTAATAGAATTCTTCTTCCCGTCCCGATGAGTCCGGACCCAGATGTCACCGTCCTGCTCCACCGCATCGATGGCGTTGTTGATGATATTGAGAAAGACCTGCTGCAACTGGGAAGAATCGCTGATGATGGTCGGCTCATCGGCCATGTACTCCTTGTGAATAGCGATGTTGCGGTGACGGGCTTCGTTTTCCAAGAAAGCGATCGTTTCGTCCAGCACACGGTGAAGGTCCACCTCTTCTTCAACCGGTTCCATGCGTCGGGCGAACCCGAGCAGCCGGTGGGTCACGGTCCGGGCCCTTTCCACGTGGGCTTCGATCTTTTCCACGGCATCGGCGAATTCCGCGAAATTGTCGCTGCTCTGGATGTCCTCCTCTTCCAGAAGGTCCCGGATCCAGCCCGCCTTTTCCCGGATCACCGCCAGCGGATTGTTGATTTCATGGGCGATGCCTGCCGCAAGTTTTCCCACCGCCGCCAGCTTGGCCGACTGCATCAGGTTCGCATCCAGTTCCGCCTTTTCCCTGTCCGCTCGAATGAGCTGCCGGATCATCAGTTGTGAAACCAGTACCGTCCCGAAGACCACGGCGATGACGCCGGCCGTCATGAGCCCGATGGTCAAATGGCGGGTCCGGAAAAGCGGCAGGAGTTCCTCCCCGGGATCTTGCTCCACCACAAGCAGCCATTCCTTGTTCTCAAGCCAGGTGGCGGCCACCAGCAGCCGACGGCCTTCCATGGCATGTTCGATCAGCCGGGTTCCCATGAACATCGGTAGTTGCAGGCTGGTGTTCTTTTCGAGAAGCCCGCCGTGGAACCGAGGCGCCGTCTGATAGACGAAGTCGCGGTTGAGCAGGAACGCATCGCCTTTTCGCCCTGTTTGGGCCGCACGGACCATGGCTTCGAAGAGGTCCGTGTTGATGGTGGCCCGGAGAACCCACGTATGGTCGTCTTCTCTTCGAGCGACCGCGATGATGAAGTGAGGCACCTTGCGAAACCCCAGGAAGACGTCGCTGATGTAGGTTCCGCGCGCAATCACCGACTGGAACCAGTCGGTGTCCCGATAGTTGAGGCCCTTCAGCTTGTAAGGACCGCAATAAGCCACGTGCTCCCCGTTCTCGTCGATGACCCCCAAGTCCACGTAATATTTGGACCGACTCTGGATCAGATCGTACAGCCGCTCCAAGGTCCCCGGCGCCGTGACCCGATCGAACGTCATCGTGTAGGCTACTGTCGTGAGCTGCGAAATCCTTTCGTCAAAAAAGAGGTCGAGGGCGTGGCGTCGGTTTTCCGCCATCGCACGGAGGTTTTCGTGAATCTTCGACGAATAGGACTGGTGAAATTGGTAATAGATGCTCGCCCCCAAGACAAAAAGCGGGATCAGGGAAAAGGTGAGCGTCGTCGCAATGATCTTGAGGCGCAGATTGCGGTAACCTTCGTGCGGCATGGAAGCTCCAGCCTCGAAACACCGCTCGCGGCGGCGGAAGAGACCCTTCCCCCGGGCCACTTCCACGAGAACCCTCCGGTATCCTCACCGCCCTCCCGTCAGGCCGGCAAGCCGGCTCCTGCACTTGCGCCGGCCTCCTGGCTTCCGAAAGAGAAGCCCGAAGGAACGCTTTGGATATCGTTTCCACGAGCAACGAACATACCAGCGGCGGAGAACGATACATCGCGGGGAACCGCGTATGACGCAAAGGGCGGCTGTCGGATTTCTTTACAAGGTGTAAAGACGGAGGCGTCGAAGGTTTCATCGACACGCCGTCAGGGCTTCGCAGTGGAGGATGGTCTACGATACCGAGGTTTCGATCTTGAGGCCGTATTTTTCGATCCGAGCGATGAGGGTGGGCCGGGATATCCCCAGGAGTTTCGAAGCCCGGGTGCGGTTTCCTCCCGTGAAATCCAGAGCCTCCCGGATCACCAAGGCCCCCAGTTCGTCGATCAGCTGTTCGAAGAGGTTTTCTTCGGAGGAACTGCGGATCCTTTCCCGGATCCAGTCGCGAAGGGTCTGGTCCCCTCCGATACTCCCTTCGCCGTGGCTTCGGCTGGGAGCCGTGCGCTCCCCCTGCCCGATGGCCCGCAGGACGTCTTCGCGGTCCAGGGGGCAACCCCGGTTGAAAATGAGCGCTTTCTGAAGGGTGTTGGCCAGTTCCCTGACGTTTCCCGGCCAGGGGAAATGGCTCAGCAATTCGGCGGCGTCGCGGGTGAGTCCCGGATTCACCATGTTCATTTCCCGGGCGAACCGGGCCAGAAAGTAGTCGGCCAGCATGGGAACGTCGCCGTGGCGGTCCCTGAGCGGAGGCAGGGTGAGCGTCACCACCTTCAGGCGGTAATAAAGATCTTCCCGGAAGCGGCCCTCGGCGACGGCTCTTTCCAGATCGCGGTTGGTGGCGGCGATGATCCGCACATCCACCGGGATAGGTTTCCTCCCGCCCAGTCTTTCGATGCTCCGTTCCTGGAGCAGGCGCAGGATCTTGGCCTGGATCGAAAAGGGCATGTCCCCGATTTCGTCGAGAAAGAGGGTCCCGCGGTGGGCCTGTTCGATTTTTCCCACCCGCCGGCTCACCGCCCCCGTGAAGGCCCCCTTCTCGTAGCCGAAAAGCTCGCTTTCCAGGAGCGTTTCCGGGATGGCCACACAGTTGATCACCAGGAACGGTCCGTCGGCCCGCTCGCTGTACTGGTACACCGCGCGCGCCACCAGTTCCTTTCCGGTGCCGGATTCTCCACGGATGAGTACGGTGGCGTCCGTGGGCGCCACGCGGCCGATGGCCTTGTAGACCTCCTGCATGGCCTGACTTCGGCCGATCAGCGCATCGCAAGGGGCCGTTTCGGGCTGCGCGTCCACTTCCACGCGCGATCGCATGAAACGGCCGGCGCTCAAGGCCTGCTCCATGAGCTCCAAGATGGCAGGGATTTCGAACGGTTTCAGCACGTAGTCGAACGCCCCCAGCTTGGTGGCCTGGATGGCGGTTTCCGTGGTGCCGTAGGCCGTCATGATGATGACCGGAAGCTTGCGGTCCATTTCCCTGAGCGCATGGAACGTCTGCAGCCCGTCCATGCCAGGGAGCCGCACGTCCATGATGACGAGATCG
This is a stretch of genomic DNA from Desulfoglaeba alkanexedens ALDC. It encodes these proteins:
- a CDS encoding sensor histidine kinase; this encodes MNESGFAKNRASNYAVSILLFLAAAWGVVSGRRLWAIAAAALGGLSAYSVGTLLRRIESAEKQRKSLDQQLLQAQKLAAIGELSAGIAHEINNPLAIMTQELEWIRHLMASEESLKSSGFEELKDSLNEIARQVERCKEVTHKLLGFARKMDPVIQPVDINRLIEEMACLVEKEARLRKITLIRRYREDLPPIRTDPPLVRQVVLNLLNNAMHSIGEDGSISLETRLMGDHVELVVSDTGCGIPEELQSRIFDPFFTTKPPGKGTGLGLSICHGIVQRLGGRIEVESRPGEGTSFYVILPVREEE
- a CDS encoding sigma 54-interacting transcriptional regulator, whose protein sequence is MGILRLFNGGFSLFRPGSLFQSLRIRTKLLAALVPSTIVILVGTGFVTNWFANQFLTEAVQRTVRLQTLALAHECESFLARCREDLLRLSEGPADFETLERFWASTRAIRGWTYAELAYLSERPGEKSWFAFDTGEDLHVPAVHEIAQVRPNPYEILEEAGELAVGEIHLSEVFESHYPLDAEEWNGLTRSRAVLRLATPVAGNDGKRAGFLILGVDARRFRDILSLYNSSKSPIFAYVRSPEVRYCYFVDTEGWILFQSEEPEGPPRPLATDTARSGFSGTFGKPGLPGAFRPAPCHCAYWKMIEDISRGRHGILTLNVNDASESAVDEVYVGYAPVHLPSAKGKGRVIGGVAFVDRSRLGLFAGYRQIDVIFVILLSSTVLVTLLIWLLSRLITRPIFELAAAVNHIQETGELKPLDLPTHDYETSFLKFSINNMISTIRDQIEEIRDRDRRLQQAAQRERAVFDEDPPALGTADPGVLIREIVGASPAVASLREEIGKAAAVDADVLIIGETGTGKQLAAEAIHKLSRRRHKPFISINCGALDENLLLDALFGHVRGAFSDARTDRKGAFLTAHGGTLFLDEVGTASPKVQQALLRAVAMRKIHPLGSDVEYDVDVRLIAATNQDLKDLVEKGVFREDLYYRLNVITVHTPPLREHREDIPLLAHHFLKEAEARMNRQEIGLSRGALERLKAYDWPGNVRELQNCITRAVAMVEGSLIHVQDLQLGDFAPEPEPPTPASPSPAPRDAPTCAQADETAGVSLNVRQARVIPLLLQKGEISRAEYQREVGDGLPARTALYDLQDLVTKGVLVKTGRGPATRYRLKDRSLIMNGAAKKSPQPCSAD
- a CDS encoding sensor histidine kinase; this translates as MPHEGYRNLRLKIIATTLTFSLIPLFVLGASIYYQFHQSYSSKIHENLRAMAENRRHALDLFFDERISQLTTVAYTMTFDRVTAPGTLERLYDLIQSRSKYYVDLGVIDENGEHVAYCGPYKLKGLNYRDTDWFQSVIARGTYISDVFLGFRKVPHFIIAVARREDDHTWVLRATINTDLFEAMVRAAQTGRKGDAFLLNRDFVYQTAPRFHGGLLEKNTSLQLPMFMGTRLIEHAMEGRRLLVAATWLENKEWLLVVEQDPGEELLPLFRTRHLTIGLMTAGVIAVVFGTVLVSQLMIRQLIRADREKAELDANLMQSAKLAAVGKLAAGIAHEINNPLAVIREKAGWIRDLLEEEDIQSSDNFAEFADAVEKIEAHVERARTVTHRLLGFARRMEPVEEEVDLHRVLDETIAFLENEARHRNIAIHKEYMADEPTIISDSSQLQQVFLNIINNAIDAVEQDGDIWVRTHRDGKKNSITVEIADNGPGIPPEHLSKIFDPFFTTKRTGSGTGLGLSISYSIVKKLGGEIVVKSNRPKGAVFTLSFPARQGAD
- a CDS encoding response regulator — protein: MGGEAGSKPQVLIVDDEDRFRLTLGKLLGSRGYPVDSAGSGPEALEKIRDRAFDVILLDVKMPGMSGIEALARIKKESPLSEVIILTGHASVDAAVEIMKLGGYEYLLKPCPMDELTARIDAAYEKKLARERVAKRPQ
- a CDS encoding sigma-54-dependent transcriptional regulator, whose amino-acid sequence is MAEILIVDDDAQLRQSFERLLTREGHRVRTASSGEAALALVQEASPDLVIMDVRLPGMDGLQTFHALREMDRKLPVIIMTAYGTTETAIQATKLGAFDYVLKPFEIPAILELMEQALSAGRFMRSRVEVDAQPETAPCDALIGRSQAMQEVYKAIGRVAPTDATVLIRGESGTGKELVARAVYQYSERADGPFLVINCVAIPETLLESELFGYEKGAFTGAVSRRVGKIEQAHRGTLFLDEIGDMPFSIQAKILRLLQERSIERLGGRKPIPVDVRIIAATNRDLERAVAEGRFREDLYYRLKVVTLTLPPLRDRHGDVPMLADYFLARFAREMNMVNPGLTRDAAELLSHFPWPGNVRELANTLQKALIFNRGCPLDREDVLRAIGQGERTAPSRSHGEGSIGGDQTLRDWIRERIRSSSEENLFEQLIDELGALVIREALDFTGGNRTRASKLLGISRPTLIARIEKYGLKIETSVS
- a CDS encoding sigma-54-dependent transcriptional regulator, which gives rise to MMPYKVLVVDDELDFLETIVKRLERRRITVTGVASGEEALKQLETFPVDVVILDVKMPGMDGLETLRRIKRRWPFVEVILLTGHGSVESGIQGMELGAYDYVMKPAKLGDLIAKVEQAYERKRLREKQSQ
- a CDS encoding PEP/pyruvate-binding domain-containing protein encodes the protein MWQRLSRIFIKRESKPQRTPEEIADLFRYKYSNFKDLLHSNSELAKILSDLSVKLQGYEPFGMAYVRSQATLAVSHSARMIRALNALSENRYGLLSAVLEKIHTRIKQELEAVETPSIDELVLPYCRVTREMVDWVGGKNANLGEVRNRAGLAVPEGFAVTTRAFQLFLAENDLVDRINKLKTEVDPRDPQAVHALSESIQHMVLTAGVPDPLRKALEEAFDTVQDARARKTPGARTPLRVAMRSSAIGEDTELSYAGQYVSMLNTPRERLAETYRIIAAGLYTPRAITYRFNKGIRDEDVAMAVACLEMIDSVASGVVYSRNPVDPSDDRLVVSAVWGLGPYAVDGTVTPDTYRVARGDRLTIVERKVSVQTVQLVADPDGGLKEIEVPESLRAKARLDDEQILQLAGFALKLERHFGSPQDIEWALAPDGRLLILQSRPLHPPDVSFAEGRPRSARIEGYHVILEGGNTACPGVGYGPAFHVQTEEDLLHFPEGAVLVARHSSPAYAVVIPRAAAIVTDAGSVTGHMASIAREFSVPTLLGTLDATERIPPGVDVTVDASSGRVYRGQVKELLGPGPKLKPFMKGTPVHDTLKRVTRHILPINLVDPKAPDFRPESCETLHDIMRFVHERSYEEMFRLSDAVSNGEGWAVKVEADIPIDLFLIDLGGGLMDVKPGDTKVSLDRIACEPLRALLAGMTRPELRHREPRPIHLGGFLSVMTEQMLSPPRLDVERFGDRSYAIVSEKYLNFSSRVGYHYSILDTYCGETVNKNYITFSFMGGAADETRRNRRARAIARILEALGFVVTVAGDRVTGRYVKYERKETLERLDRIGRMLQYTRQMDMLMDSEQSVEVLAANFIEERYRL